In Candidatus Firestonebacteria bacterium RIFOXYD2_FULL_39_29, the sequence TCTGATTCCGCTGATAAACCAACGTTTATTCTTACCTTACACCCTTTTATAGCTTTCTATTTTTTATTTCTACTTCGCTTTAGTGTTTAATATAGCTTCGGCGACCTTTAGCGCTCTTACGGTTTCTTTTATATCATGCGCACGGATAATTGAAGCACCTTCTTTTACGGCGAGCACTGCGGCTGCAAGCGAACCTTCAAGGCGCATATTACTTTCCGTTTTTAATATTTTTCCTATAAAAGACTTTCTTGAAATCCCTACCATTACCGGGTAGCCCAGTTTAACAAACTCACGGAGGTTTTTCAATATTATTAAATTGTGTTCCAGAGTTTTTCCAAAGCCGATACCGGGATCAATAATTATACTTTCTTTTTTATTCCCGGCTTTAAGCGCAATTTTTATACTTTCTTTAAGATAACTTTTTATTTCGCTTACAACGTTATTGTATTTTGGATCCTCCTGCATGTTTGAAGGAGTTCCTTTCATATGCATCAGAATTAATCCGGCTTTTGCTTTTGCCGTTAACCCCGCTATTACCGGAGAAAATCTAAGACCGCTGATATCGTTTATTATTGCCGCACCTTCACCTAAAGCAGCTTCAGCCACTTCACATTTATAAGTATCAACTGAAACCG encodes:
- a CDS encoding dihydropteroate synthase, which codes for MTKKQFTCGNFSFDLSKKSLIMGILNVTPDSFSDGGVFFDEAKAVARAVQMAEEGADIIDIGGESTRPGAAKVDAKEEIKRILPVIKKIVKKVKIPVSVDTYKCEVAEAALGEGAAIINDISGLRFSPVIAGLTAKAKAGLILMHMKGTPSNMQEDPKYNNVVSEIKSYLKESIKIALKAGNKKESIIIDPGIGFGKTLEHNLIILKNLREFVKLGYPVMVGISRKSFIGKILKTESNMRLEGSLAAAVLAVKEGASIIRAHDIKETVRALKVAEAILNTKAK